A window of Cytobacillus sp. FSL H8-0458 genomic DNA:
CATTTATTATTTATGAAAACTAGGCTTATAGAATGAACGGTTATCCAGAGCAAATACCCGCTCCGAAAATTCTCCAGGTTTTACCCTTTCAAGAGCTCTATCAAGCATATTCATTTTTGCATCAATATTATCAATATAATGAAGAATTTCTGCTTCCTTGATTAATGGCGGCTTCGGACTGCCCCATTCTGCTTTGCCGTGATGGGACAAGACCAGGTGCTGAAGGACCATAATCTCTTCACCGCTGATTCCAAGTTCCTCAGCAGCTTTTCCTATTTCATTTATCATAATGGTTATATGCCCTAGAAGGTTTCCTTCTATTGTGTAGGATGTTGAAATCGGTCCGGACAACTCTGTAATTTTCCCTAAATCGTGCAGGATGACTCCAGCGTACAATAAGTCCTTATCCAGGCTTGGATACAAACCGGAAATTACTTTAGCCAAATCCAGCATGGAAACAACATGATAGGCAAGACCGGAAACGAATTCATGATGATTCTTGGTAGCGGCCGGATATTCAAGAAAGTCCTTTTGATGCTTCTTCAGTAAATGGCGGGTGATCCGTTGAATGTTCGGATTTTTCATTTCAAATATATATTGAGTGATTTTACTCATCATTTCATCAGTACTTAAGGGTGCTGTTTCGAGAAAGTCTGCCAGCTTCACCGGATCAGTTGGAGAGGCCGGCCGTATTTGGCGGATTCTTAACTGATTGCGTCCACGGTAATTTAAAATATCCCCCGCCACTTTTACAATGGTTTCGGGACTGTAGTTTTTGGCATCTTCATCAGACACATCCCAAAGCTTTGCTTCAATTTCTCCGCTTTGGTCCTGGAAGATAAGGGTCAAGAACGGCTTTCCATTACTCGCAATACCCTTAGTTGCATTTTTGATGAGCAGAAAAAGCTCGATTTGTTCTCCTACTTCGTAATAAACAATTCCTTTTGACATACGTGCGCCGACGCTCCCTTCACGAGGTTGTTTAAAAGGGCATTCAGAAATAGACACATCCTTTGCAGCCTCTTTAAACATGCAATTCTATTAACCTAGTATACCACACAGGTCCTGCTCTCTCCTAAATTAATCATGTCTTTTGTCCGCCATAAAAACCCATTCACTTTTTCATGAATGGGTTTTTTGATAATTGCGGGTTACAGCAAAAGCAGCAATATTGGAATAAATAACGAAAGGATAATTGCAGAAGTTGTCATGGCTATACACCCCATGGCACCTTCTTCCTCTCCCCACATGAGTGAACGGCTGGCTCCCAGCATCTGTGCTGAAGTGCCCATTGCCAATCCTTTGGCAGCTTTACTATTTATTCCAAGCCACTTCAATATGTTTGGTCCCATCATAACGGAAAAAAGACCAGAAAATAGCACAAAGAAAACAGTAAATGCCGTGGTTCCTCCTAGGCCATCCGAGACCGTTAAGGCTACAGGGAGTGTTACCGAACGCGGAATAAGAGATGCCATGATCTCCTGATTAAAGTGAAAAACCTGTGACATAATGTAAACCGAAAATATGCCTAAGGAGGTCCCGGCAAAGACTCCTGAGAATATTTTCTTAAGATGTCTTTTCATTAAGGGCCACTCCTTATATAAAGGAACCGCAAAAGAGACAACCGAAAGCTGGAGGAGCAGTTCAAACAGACTGCTTCCTTTCTGATATACTGATAGAGGGATGTTGCCCAATAGAAGAAGGATAACTAAGAGCGCAGTTCCGGTGTATAAAGGATTTAGCCAGCTCTTCTTAAACTTCCTGAAAACTTGCAGGCTTGCGATATAACTGGCAAGAGTCATCAAGATGCACCCTATACTATTGAATAAAACAGAATTCATTTTTGGTGCCTCCTTCTTATTTTCTCATACAATAGAACAGAATACGCTGTGCCCAATAAACAGCAAAAGCTGCTTAGAATCAGCACCAAAAGGAAATGAAAATTTAATAGAGGAATAAAATTGGGAGATAAAAATAATCCAATGACAAAGGGGATAAACAGCAGGGTCATGTGTTTAATTTGAAAAGATGCTGCTTTCTCTATCCATTCTAATTTAATTAAATTGGTTACCAATAAGAGTAATAACATAAGCATCCCCATGACACTTCCAGGAAACGGAATATGAAAAAACGCAGCCGCAAAATTCCCTGCAATCAGAAAGATAGCGAGTAACAATATTTGAATCAGCCAGGGCAAATGATTTTCTCCTTCCTAACCGCTTTTTATCATCTTACTGGATTAAAAAAGAAAAAACTTGATATTTGTAAGGTTTCTTAACACACTTTTTAATAATACTTGTGACTTTTTGTAAGATTTTCTTACCATACATATAAAAAAGCTGCCTGTTATATTAGACAGACAGCTTTTCCTTTGCAACCAAATATATTTGTTCTTCCTGAAAATGCGGCAGAAGATGCTTATGACAGGTGAAAAATAAAATTTGCCTCCCTGTAATGTTCTTTAACAGGTTAATCATTCTTTCCGTCCGGACATGATCAAAATTCACGAAGCTATCATCAATAATAATGGGGAACGGGTATTTGCCATAAATCGTCATGGCAAGTGCAAGCCTAAAGGATACGTATATCTGTTCCGAAGTCGCCTGACTCAGTTCTTTTGCTTCAAAAATTGCTCCTGTCCTGCTTTCTATCAGAAAACCGCTTCCTTCTTCTTTGGGAAAAATTCGTACATAACGGCCATTGGTTAAATAAGAAAGATATTGCTCTGCATTTCCCAGTATTTTGGGCAAACGCTCATTTTTAAAACTGTTTATCGTTCGATCTAATATATCCTTGGCAGCAGCATATTTTGCCCACTCCCTTGCTTCTGCTTCAAACTCAGATTTCAGCAAGGCGAACTTATGGAGGAGTTCCGCATATGTTCCGCCCTCTTCAAGAATTCCAATTTGATATTTTACCTCAGCAAGTTTGCTCTGCAGATCAGGAATACTTTTCTTTAGCTGAGCAGCTTTTTCGCTAACAGCTTGGCTCTCCGCTTCCGGTTTTGACAAAGTGGAATATTTTTCGATTTCTTCCTGTGAAAAAGAGTTAAGATTCATTTGCTTGCGGACCTGTGTTATCTGTTCTTCAAGTTCTGTTAATTTCTGTGCTTCAGCTGCTTTTTCCCGGTATTCCCCGGCATCGTCAGTGCCGGCACTTGAGAGCAGGTGCTCGCATTCTTTTTGGAAGTGGCTAAGTTCGGCAAGCACTGTGCTGAGTTCAAGCTTTAACTCTTGAAGCTTGGCTTCTCTTTCAACCTGCTTGATCTGTTTTTCTGTTTCTTCCTTTAGCTTTTTTTTCAGCTGATAGCCGATTTCCTGAACGCTTCCCGGCTCACCATCCAATAGAGCCTTTAGCATTTGAAAAGATTGAAGTTTCTCATTGATTCCCTTTTCTGCTGATGCCTTTCTTTCAAAAGTATATTTCTTTTCCCTGGTAAGGACTTTCAGCTTTTCAATCAGACTAAAAGCCTCACTTAAATAGTTTTTGGCAATTTCAGAAGGAAGCAACAGCTGTTTCCCCAGCTGCAGGAGTTCAGATTCAAGTTCGGCAGATTCCTTTTCCCATTTTTCAAAGGAGCTAATGACCTTTTCGTATTTTTCATTTGTCTGTTCAAGCTGAATCTGTAATTGTATAAGCTGATTTTGCCTTTCGCTGTCTTTCTTCAGCTGCGCCTCCAGGTCCGCAGCATGCTGAATGTCAGGATGCTTCAATTTCTCCAGCAGTGATTGTTCTTTTTCACTGAGGGCTTTTATCTCATCTTTAATAAAGCTGTCCTCTCCCTTAGGCTCCGTTTTGTTTGCACTAGCAAAACAAAAGGCTGCGCCTATCAACCCTGCACCTGCAATCACCCATAATTGACTAAAGATTCCCCAGCCGGCAAAAGCTGCAAAAAGAACTCCCAAAAACAAAAGCTGCCTTTTTTCCCGGTTTGTCTTTTGCTGTCTTTTTTCCTGTTCCTTTTTTTCTGTTTTAAGAAGGAACTGAAGTCTTTCCTGTGTATCCTGCAGCTCTTTTTCGATATTATGCTTATTAGCGGTGAAGCTTAATGTTTCTTTAATGGCCGCACGTTCATCTTCCATAAGAAGCTGCTCTTTCAATTCTCCAATTTTCTGTTCCGTATTCTCCAGCGCCGCCTTTTCATCGTTAAACCGATCGTCCAGCTCCAGTTTCATTGCTTGCAGGTGATTTCGCCGGGAATTTACTGCATTTATCTTTTCCTTCATAAAAACACTCGTATCAGCCTGTTCAAGCTGCTGTTCATCAATCTGAAGATGGAGTCTTTCCTGAAGATTTGCAATTTCCTCTGAAATATTATCCAGCTTTATTGATAATTCTTTTTCTTCTTGAGTTAATCTATCCAGCAGCGGCAGACCCTCAACTGCTGCATTGATATGCGGCTCATGCTTAAGAAGCAAATGATCAGGCTGACTGCTTTCCAGCTCTTGTTCCAAAATGTTTATTCTGGATTCCAGACTGGCTTTTCGCCCTTCCAGCGGCTGAATCAGGCTTTCGAGTTTCTCCAAAAGAGCAAGCCCATTTGCCGG
This region includes:
- the yhaM gene encoding 3'-5' exoribonuclease YhaM, encoding MSKGIVYYEVGEQIELFLLIKNATKGIASNGKPFLTLIFQDQSGEIEAKLWDVSDEDAKNYSPETIVKVAGDILNYRGRNQLRIRQIRPASPTDPVKLADFLETAPLSTDEMMSKITQYIFEMKNPNIQRITRHLLKKHQKDFLEYPAATKNHHEFVSGLAYHVVSMLDLAKVISGLYPSLDKDLLYAGVILHDLGKITELSGPISTSYTIEGNLLGHITIMINEIGKAAEELGISGEEIMVLQHLVLSHHGKAEWGSPKPPLIKEAEILHYIDNIDAKMNMLDRALERVKPGEFSERVFALDNRSFYKPSFHK
- a CDS encoding LrgB family protein, with protein sequence MNSVLFNSIGCILMTLASYIASLQVFRKFKKSWLNPLYTGTALLVILLLLGNIPLSVYQKGSSLFELLLQLSVVSFAVPLYKEWPLMKRHLKKIFSGVFAGTSLGIFSVYIMSQVFHFNQEIMASLIPRSVTLPVALTVSDGLGGTTAFTVFFVLFSGLFSVMMGPNILKWLGINSKAAKGLAMGTSAQMLGASRSLMWGEEEGAMGCIAMTTSAIILSLFIPILLLLL
- a CDS encoding CidA/LrgA family protein, translating into MPWLIQILLLAIFLIAGNFAAAFFHIPFPGSVMGMLMLLLLLVTNLIKLEWIEKAASFQIKHMTLLFIPFVIGLFLSPNFIPLLNFHFLLVLILSSFCCLLGTAYSVLLYEKIRRRHQK
- a CDS encoding ATP-binding protein is translated as MIITDIHIYGYGKLTDFILDDIQSLQVIYGENEAGKSTIMSFIHSVLFGFPAKTQSELRYEPKEGAKYGGRITAVFPDRGKAVIERVKGKASGDVSVLLKDGTRGGEELLSELLHHIDKNLYQSIFSFNIHGLQNLNQMKGEDLGRYLFSAGSLGTDHLVSAENILQKELESRFKPNGKKPSLNVKLKEMKQLHRDLKKAEQNNEQYWILLDEKESLENDLQKIQHELEKHQQKLSRLKEWKELYPLLAEEQELIKERERFTDMSFPANGLALLEKLESLIQPLEGRKASLESRINILEQELESSQPDHLLLKHEPHINAAVEGLPLLDRLTQEEKELSIKLDNISEEIANLQERLHLQIDEQQLEQADTSVFMKEKINAVNSRRNHLQAMKLELDDRFNDEKAALENTEQKIGELKEQLLMEDERAAIKETLSFTANKHNIEKELQDTQERLQFLLKTEKKEQEKRQQKTNREKRQLLFLGVLFAAFAGWGIFSQLWVIAGAGLIGAAFCFASANKTEPKGEDSFIKDEIKALSEKEQSLLEKLKHPDIQHAADLEAQLKKDSERQNQLIQLQIQLEQTNEKYEKVISSFEKWEKESAELESELLQLGKQLLLPSEIAKNYLSEAFSLIEKLKVLTREKKYTFERKASAEKGINEKLQSFQMLKALLDGEPGSVQEIGYQLKKKLKEETEKQIKQVEREAKLQELKLELSTVLAELSHFQKECEHLLSSAGTDDAGEYREKAAEAQKLTELEEQITQVRKQMNLNSFSQEEIEKYSTLSKPEAESQAVSEKAAQLKKSIPDLQSKLAEVKYQIGILEEGGTYAELLHKFALLKSEFEAEAREWAKYAAAKDILDRTINSFKNERLPKILGNAEQYLSYLTNGRYVRIFPKEEGSGFLIESRTGAIFEAKELSQATSEQIYVSFRLALAMTIYGKYPFPIIIDDSFVNFDHVRTERMINLLKNITGRQILFFTCHKHLLPHFQEEQIYLVAKEKLSV